In Agelaius phoeniceus isolate bAgePho1 chromosome 18, bAgePho1.hap1, whole genome shotgun sequence, one genomic interval encodes:
- the RANBP1 gene encoding ran-specific GTPase-activating protein isoform X1, which produces MRMTVEEQSGSFLSAAPQRCRSSRPKAAAALKHTKNSSSHITPSLTRAPSWAGTRAVAAMARGVMGKAPGKQDNKSASRGAEGPQRRSGPGEAHEDHDTSAENADDSNHDPQFEPIVSLPEQEIKTLEEDEEELFKMRAKLFRFASENDLPEWKERGTGDVKLLKHKEKGTIRLLMRRDKTLKICANHYITPLMELKPNAGSDRAWVWNTHADFADECPKPELLAIRFLNAENAQKFKAKFEECRNEVGKTAKKAGTDKNDSADKVAEKLEELSVKEESKESEKKETKEKTEEKQ; this is translated from the exons ATGCGAATGACGGTAGAGGAACAATCTGGTTCTTTTTTAAGCGCTGCCCCTCAGCGCTGCCGCTCCTCGCGCCCGAAAGCAGCCGCGGCCCTTAAACACACTAAAAACAGCAGCTCACACATCACCCCTTCCCTCACGCGGGCGCCATCTTGGGCCGGGACGCGGGCGGTCGCCGCCATGGCGCGGGGGGTGATGGGAAAAGCGCCTGGGAAACAGGACAACAAAAGCGCTTCTCGGGGGGCGGAGGGGCCGCAGCGGCGGTCGGGACCGGGG gagGCACACGAGGATCATGATACTTCTGCTGAGAATGCAGATGACTCTAACCATGATCCTCAGTTTGAGCCCATAGTTTCCCTTCCAgagcaagaaataaaaactctggaagaggatgaggaagagcTCTTTAAGAT GCGAGCGAAGCTCTTCCGGTTTGCATCAGAGAATGACCTTCCAGAATGGAAAGAGCGAGGAACTGGTGATGTGAAACTCCTGAAACACAAGGAGAAGGGAACCATTCGCCTCCTCATGAGGAGGGATAAAACCCTCAAAATCTGTGCAAACCATTACA TCACACCCTTGATGGAGCTGAAGCCCAACGCTGGGAGCGACAGGGCGTGGGTCTGGAACACACACGCGGACTTTGCCGACGAGTGCCCCAAGCCCGAACTTCTGGCAATCCGATTTCTAAACGCAGAGA ATGCACAGAAATTCAAGGCAAAATTTGAAGAATGCAGGAATGAAGTAGGCAAGACAGCAAAGAAAG CAGGCACAGACAAAAATGATAGTGCTGATAAAGTTGCTGAAAAACTAGAAGAGCTTTCTGTAAAGGAAGAGAGCAAAGAATCTGAGAAGAAAGAGACCAAggaaaaaactgaagaaaagcaataa
- the RANBP1 gene encoding ran-specific GTPase-activating protein isoform X2, with translation MADTAEAHEDHDTSAENADDSNHDPQFEPIVSLPEQEIKTLEEDEEELFKMRAKLFRFASENDLPEWKERGTGDVKLLKHKEKGTIRLLMRRDKTLKICANHYITPLMELKPNAGSDRAWVWNTHADFADECPKPELLAIRFLNAENAQKFKAKFEECRNEVGKTAKKAGTDKNDSADKVAEKLEELSVKEESKESEKKETKEKTEEKQ, from the exons ATGGCGGACACGGCG gagGCACACGAGGATCATGATACTTCTGCTGAGAATGCAGATGACTCTAACCATGATCCTCAGTTTGAGCCCATAGTTTCCCTTCCAgagcaagaaataaaaactctggaagaggatgaggaagagcTCTTTAAGAT GCGAGCGAAGCTCTTCCGGTTTGCATCAGAGAATGACCTTCCAGAATGGAAAGAGCGAGGAACTGGTGATGTGAAACTCCTGAAACACAAGGAGAAGGGAACCATTCGCCTCCTCATGAGGAGGGATAAAACCCTCAAAATCTGTGCAAACCATTACA TCACACCCTTGATGGAGCTGAAGCCCAACGCTGGGAGCGACAGGGCGTGGGTCTGGAACACACACGCGGACTTTGCCGACGAGTGCCCCAAGCCCGAACTTCTGGCAATCCGATTTCTAAACGCAGAGA ATGCACAGAAATTCAAGGCAAAATTTGAAGAATGCAGGAATGAAGTAGGCAAGACAGCAAAGAAAG CAGGCACAGACAAAAATGATAGTGCTGATAAAGTTGCTGAAAAACTAGAAGAGCTTTCTGTAAAGGAAGAGAGCAAAGAATCTGAGAAGAAAGAGACCAAggaaaaaactgaagaaaagcaataa